One segment of Panicum virgatum strain AP13 chromosome 3K, P.virgatum_v5, whole genome shotgun sequence DNA contains the following:
- the LOC120699735 gene encoding E3 ubiquitin-protein ligase RNF144A-like: MVICARLYADRCSEQTFVGTTKKMIRLPKTKHHRSSCNRTPPMEMEASAAAKIDLNFPICISSDDEEDGPIYISSDDEEVIEIQDPINPPSSRAPITTTSALASGSSSPLAAADRKGKRKLSSQGGEPSTPTTSSYWDEFYCAICMESVPGALKFIVSPCRHAFCLSCTVQYIAAKVGENVVHVRCPDPSCRDGAVELEDCRGLIPSDLFGKWDLALCESAAVLGEKKVYCPFRDCSAPLLASEGMTGEGSIAEADCPHCRRLFCARCMVPWHDGVGCEEFQELGEHERSREDVMLRWLAGAKRWQRCPHCRMYVERSQGCPFMRCRCGCCFCYTCGSLMCKQLHYCTRCNRG, encoded by the exons ATGGTGATCTGTGCTCGTCTGTATGCTGATCGGTGTTCAGAACAAACATTCGTGGGCACAACCAAAAAAATGATAAGGCTTCCAAAAACAAAGCACCACCGCTCCTCGTGCAACCGCACGCCGCCCATGGAGATGGAGGCCTCTGCCGCAGCCAAAATCGACTTGAATTTTCCGATCTGCATATcctccgacgacgaggaggacggcCCCATCTACATATCCTCCGATGACGAGGAAGTGATCGAGATCCAAGACCCAATAAATCCCCCCTCGTCTCGGGCCCCGATCACCACCACCTCTGCTTTGGCTTCTGGATCCTCttctcccctcgccgccgcagatCGGAAGGGAAAGCGCAAGCTATCATCGCAAG GAGGTGAACCGTCGACGCCTACAACCAGCAGCTACTGGGACGAATTCTACTGCGCCATCTGCATGGAGAGCGTGCCCGGCGCTCTCAAGTTCATCGTCTCCCCGTGCCGCCACGCCTTCTGCTTGAGCTGCACCGTGCAGTACATCGCTGCCAAGGTCGGCGAGAACGTCGTCCATGTGAGGTGCCCCGACCCCAGCTGCCGGGACGGCGCGGTCGAGCTGGAGGACTGCCGCGGCCTCATCCCCTCGGACCTGTTCGGGAAGTGGGACCTCGCGTTGTGCGAGTCGGCGGCCGTGCTCGGGGAGAAGAAGGTCTACTGCCCGTTCAGGGACTGCtcggcgccgctcctcgccaGCGAGGGTATGACCGGCGAGGGGAGCATCGCGGAGGCCGATTGCCCGCACTGCCGCCGGCTGTTCTGCGCCCGGTGCATGGTGCCGTGGCACGACGGCGTCGGCTGCGAGGAGTTCCAGGAGCTCGGGGAGCACGAGCGCAGCCGGGAGGACGTGATGTTGcggtggctcgccggcgccaAGCGGTGGCAGCGGTGCCCCCACTGCAGGATGTACGTGGAGAGGTCTCAGGGATGCCCCTTCATGCGCTGCAG GTGCGGGTGCTGCTTCTGCTACACCTGTGGATCTCTGATGTGCAAGCAACTCCATTACTGCACAAGATGCAACCGCGGCTGA
- the LOC120699736 gene encoding protein FAR1-RELATED SEQUENCE 4-like isoform X1 has product MEAAGKFLLDRVKTLGGSSNQGINNSDPTSNVMVPTIESQKTSWVSNAGTKSVAISDPRTQVVSFEQAASISSYPFMVPAFFNFSTGNPHGPPAPMTLQDMVMQASGGVLNHGNLLPEGNEGCQSTAVVSSKEDGYNNSESGCQATTYDDESLNSEQLEPTILLEEQVPTSAVGTASCDELQFGGVNGNSIGTEAEGVQGGSAVNECTESTTLTDAGDEPWPKGRSQYACFGDVVMFDTTYCTNIYKMPFGIFVGVNNHFQSIIFAGVLMTDEAAESFEWVFSEFLILMGGKRPQTILTDQCQAMGIAIEKCWCGTAHLWCRWHVLRAAQADLGPIFNVGTPFYNNFHKIINDMLTVDEFEMAWDQLLEDYNLRENEFMRRTYNKRKKWAKPYNKGVYCGGMTSTQRSESANHMLKKHVPRNSSMNKFVMNYNNLLLTRYKAEQEAEHETKQNVFVHERAWPIEIHALQVYTNASYKLFSKQVDKSTRYNVRLTNDSSVFLVVHDKAKLRERYARVEFTVHVEDGGGFLECDCGLYSHLGILCCHSIRVMLQLGISRIPDRHIMIHWTRIARDTVPEEMNFYPTEAAPVQPSLIYRHRLLAAIAALMVTEGDHDAETFEIATKHMHRAFMEIADYRKLKQSFESDGYTSKNDGTCSEYGNGTDTDGETGGNMFGAAGSSAGLSDSELLSLRPPDVKIKRGRPRMNRYKGRLDIIKEKMKRSGRKSTKKKKKGKACRTCGLDDQKETECLTKSVVITSTEMLAFFLWL; this is encoded by the exons ATGGAGGCTGCCGGAAAGTTTCTACTCGACAGGGTCAAAACCCTAGGAGGGTCCTCGAACCAGGGCATCAACAATTCTG ATCCAACTTCTAATGTGATGGTTCCAACGATTGAGTCCCAAAAAACGAGCTGGGTTTCAAATGCGGGCACCAAGTCAGTTG CCATTTCAGACCCCCGCACACAAGTTGTTTCTTTTGAGCAGGCAGCATCTATTAGCTCGTATCCATTCATGGTGCCTGCATTTTTTAACTTCAGTACTGGGAACCCACATG GGCCACCGGCACCAATGACCCTTCAAGATATGGTAATGCAAGCAAGCGGTGGAGTGCTAAATCATGGGAACTTACTCCCTGAAGGTAATGAAGGATGTCAGAGTACTGCAGTAGTTTCGAGCAAGGAAGATGGGTACAACAATTCGGAATCTGGATGCCAAGCCACTACTTATGATGATGAGAGTCTAAATTCTGAACAGTTGGAACCAACAATATTGTTGGAAGAACAAGTTCCGACATCAGCTGTTGG GACCGCGAGCTGTGACGAACTCCAGTTTGGTGGTGTCAACGGCAACAGCATCGGCACTGAGGCAGAAGGAGTGCAAGGTGGTAGTGCTGTCAATGAGTGTACTGAATCAACAACCTTGACAGATGCTGGTGATGAACCATGGCCAAAAGG TAGGAGCCAGTATGCTTGCTTTGGCGATGTGGTTATGTTTGATACAACATACTGCACCAATATATACAAGATGCCATTTGGAATTTTTGTGGGAGTCAACAACCATTTCCAGAGCATTATTTTTGCCGGGGTTCTTATGACTGATGAGGCAGCTGAGAGCTTTGAGTGGGtgttttctgaatttctgattcTTATGGGTGGAAAACGCCCACAAACAATACTGACAG ATCAGTGCCAAGCCATGGGAATTGCAATTGAGAAGTGCTGGTGTGGGACTGCACATTTATGGTGTAGGTGGCATGTATTGAGGGCAGCACAAGCTGATCTTGGTCCTATATTCAATGTAGGAACTCCTTTCTACAATAATTTCCACAAGATCATCAATGATATGTTGACGGTTGATGAATTTGAGATGGCTTGGGACCAACTTCTAGAAGACTACAATCTGAGGGAAAATGAGTTCATGCGGCGGACATacaacaagaggaaaaagtgggCCAAACCTTATAACAAAGGAGTCTATTGTGGCGGGATGACGAGCACGCAAAGATCAGAGAGCGCAAACCACATGTTGAAGAAACATGTCCCGCGAAATTCGTCGATGAATAAATTCGTGATGAACTACAACAACCTGCTCCTGACCAGATACAAAGCAGAACAAGAAGCTGAGCATGAGACCAAGCAG AATGTTTTCGTGCATGAGCGTGCCTGGCCAATTGAGATACATGCACTACAAGTATACACCAATGCATCATATAAGCTCTTCAGCAAACAAGTTGACAAGTCTACCCGTTATAATGTCAGACTTACTAATGATTCCTCAGTTTTTTTGGTTGTACACGACAAAGCGAAGTTGAGGGAGCGGTATGCACGTGTGGAGTTCACAGTTCATGTCGAGGATGGTGGAGGTTTTCTTGAGTGTGATTGTGGTCTATACAGCCACTTGGGCATCCTGTGTTGCCACAGCATACGG GTTATGCTTCAATTAGGCATTTCGAGAATACCAGACCGTCACATAATGATCCATTGGACAAGAATTGCAAGAGATACCGTTCCAGAAGAAATGAACTTCTACCCTACGGAGGCTGCTCCTGTGCAGCCATCACTGATATACAGACATAGGCTTTTGGCTGCTATTGCTGCTCTTATGGTGACCGAGGGAGACCATGATGCAGAAACTTTTGAGATTGCAACAAAACACATGCACAGGGCTTTCATGGAGATAGCAGATTATAGGAAATTGAAACAGTCATTCGAGTCAGATGGGTATACTAGTAAAAACGATGGAACCTGCAGCGAGTATGGCAATGGTACTGACACCGATGGTGAAACGGGTGGGAACATGTTTGGCGCTGCAGGTTCAAGTGCTGGATTGAGTGATTCCGAGCTCCTCAGTCTGCGCCCTCCAGATGTGAAAATCAAACGTGGGCGGCCTAGGATGAATCGGTACAAGGGAAGGCTCGACATAATAAAAGAGAAGATGAAAAGGTCCGGGAGGAAATCaactaagaaaaaaaagaaaggcaaGGCCTGCAGAACCTGTGGCCTTGATGACCAGAAGGAGACAGAATGCCTAACCAAAAGTGTTGTTATTACCAGCACAGAGATGTTGGCGTTTTTCCTTTGGCTGTAG
- the LOC120699736 gene encoding protein FAR1-RELATED SEQUENCE 9-like isoform X2, translating to MEAAGKFLLDRVKTLGGSSNQGINNSDPTSNVMVPTIESQKTSWVSNAGTKSVAISDPRTQVVSFEQAASISSYPFMVPAFFNFSTGNPHGPPAPMTLQDMVMQASGGVLNHGNLLPEGNEGCQSTAVVSSKEDGYNNSESGCQATTYDDESLNSEQLEPTILLEEQVPTSAVGTASCDELQFGGVNGNSIGTEAEGVQGGSAVNECTESTTLTDAGDEPWPKGRSQYACFGDVVMFDTTYCTNIYKMPFGIFVGVNNHFQSIIFAGVLMTDEAAESFEWVFSEFLILMGGKRPQTILTDQCQAMGIAIEKCWCGTAHLWCRWHVLRAAQADLGPIFNVGTPFYNNFHKIINDMLTVDEFEMAWDQLLEDYNLRENEFMRRTYNKRKKWAKPYNKGVYCGGMTSTQRSESANHMLKKHVPRNSSMNKFVMNYNNLLLTRYKAEQEAEHETKQNVFVHERAWPIEIHALQVYTNASYKLFSKQVDKSTRYNVRLTNDSSVFLVVHDKAKLRERYARVEFTVHVEDGGGFLECDCGLYSHLGILCCHSIRVMLQLGISRIPDRHIMIHWTRIARDTVPEEMNFYPTEAAPVQPSLIYRHRLLAAIEIATKHMHRAFMEIADYRKLKQSFESDGYTSKNDGTCSEYGNGTDTDGETGGNMFGAAGSSAGLSDSELLSLRPPDVKIKRGRPRMNRYKGRLDIIKEKMKRSGRKSTKKKKKGKACRTCGLDDQKETECLTKSVVITSTEMLAFFLWL from the exons ATGGAGGCTGCCGGAAAGTTTCTACTCGACAGGGTCAAAACCCTAGGAGGGTCCTCGAACCAGGGCATCAACAATTCTG ATCCAACTTCTAATGTGATGGTTCCAACGATTGAGTCCCAAAAAACGAGCTGGGTTTCAAATGCGGGCACCAAGTCAGTTG CCATTTCAGACCCCCGCACACAAGTTGTTTCTTTTGAGCAGGCAGCATCTATTAGCTCGTATCCATTCATGGTGCCTGCATTTTTTAACTTCAGTACTGGGAACCCACATG GGCCACCGGCACCAATGACCCTTCAAGATATGGTAATGCAAGCAAGCGGTGGAGTGCTAAATCATGGGAACTTACTCCCTGAAGGTAATGAAGGATGTCAGAGTACTGCAGTAGTTTCGAGCAAGGAAGATGGGTACAACAATTCGGAATCTGGATGCCAAGCCACTACTTATGATGATGAGAGTCTAAATTCTGAACAGTTGGAACCAACAATATTGTTGGAAGAACAAGTTCCGACATCAGCTGTTGG GACCGCGAGCTGTGACGAACTCCAGTTTGGTGGTGTCAACGGCAACAGCATCGGCACTGAGGCAGAAGGAGTGCAAGGTGGTAGTGCTGTCAATGAGTGTACTGAATCAACAACCTTGACAGATGCTGGTGATGAACCATGGCCAAAAGG TAGGAGCCAGTATGCTTGCTTTGGCGATGTGGTTATGTTTGATACAACATACTGCACCAATATATACAAGATGCCATTTGGAATTTTTGTGGGAGTCAACAACCATTTCCAGAGCATTATTTTTGCCGGGGTTCTTATGACTGATGAGGCAGCTGAGAGCTTTGAGTGGGtgttttctgaatttctgattcTTATGGGTGGAAAACGCCCACAAACAATACTGACAG ATCAGTGCCAAGCCATGGGAATTGCAATTGAGAAGTGCTGGTGTGGGACTGCACATTTATGGTGTAGGTGGCATGTATTGAGGGCAGCACAAGCTGATCTTGGTCCTATATTCAATGTAGGAACTCCTTTCTACAATAATTTCCACAAGATCATCAATGATATGTTGACGGTTGATGAATTTGAGATGGCTTGGGACCAACTTCTAGAAGACTACAATCTGAGGGAAAATGAGTTCATGCGGCGGACATacaacaagaggaaaaagtgggCCAAACCTTATAACAAAGGAGTCTATTGTGGCGGGATGACGAGCACGCAAAGATCAGAGAGCGCAAACCACATGTTGAAGAAACATGTCCCGCGAAATTCGTCGATGAATAAATTCGTGATGAACTACAACAACCTGCTCCTGACCAGATACAAAGCAGAACAAGAAGCTGAGCATGAGACCAAGCAG AATGTTTTCGTGCATGAGCGTGCCTGGCCAATTGAGATACATGCACTACAAGTATACACCAATGCATCATATAAGCTCTTCAGCAAACAAGTTGACAAGTCTACCCGTTATAATGTCAGACTTACTAATGATTCCTCAGTTTTTTTGGTTGTACACGACAAAGCGAAGTTGAGGGAGCGGTATGCACGTGTGGAGTTCACAGTTCATGTCGAGGATGGTGGAGGTTTTCTTGAGTGTGATTGTGGTCTATACAGCCACTTGGGCATCCTGTGTTGCCACAGCATACGG GTTATGCTTCAATTAGGCATTTCGAGAATACCAGACCGTCACATAATGATCCATTGGACAAGAATTGCAAGAGATACCGTTCCAGAAGAAATGAACTTCTACCCTACGGAGGCTGCTCCTGTGCAGCCATCACTGATATACAGACATAGGCTTTTGGCTGCTA TTGAGATTGCAACAAAACACATGCACAGGGCTTTCATGGAGATAGCAGATTATAGGAAATTGAAACAGTCATTCGAGTCAGATGGGTATACTAGTAAAAACGATGGAACCTGCAGCGAGTATGGCAATGGTACTGACACCGATGGTGAAACGGGTGGGAACATGTTTGGCGCTGCAGGTTCAAGTGCTGGATTGAGTGATTCCGAGCTCCTCAGTCTGCGCCCTCCAGATGTGAAAATCAAACGTGGGCGGCCTAGGATGAATCGGTACAAGGGAAGGCTCGACATAATAAAAGAGAAGATGAAAAGGTCCGGGAGGAAATCaactaagaaaaaaaagaaaggcaaGGCCTGCAGAACCTGTGGCCTTGATGACCAGAAGGAGACAGAATGCCTAACCAAAAGTGTTGTTATTACCAGCACAGAGATGTTGGCGTTTTTCCTTTGGCTGTAG
- the LOC120699736 gene encoding protein FAR1-RELATED SEQUENCE 4-like isoform X3 produces the protein MRAPSQLAASISSYPFMVPAFFNFSTGNPHGPPAPMTLQDMVMQASGGVLNHGNLLPEGNEGCQSTAVVSSKEDGYNNSESGCQATTYDDESLNSEQLEPTILLEEQVPTSAVGTASCDELQFGGVNGNSIGTEAEGVQGGSAVNECTESTTLTDAGDEPWPKGRSQYACFGDVVMFDTTYCTNIYKMPFGIFVGVNNHFQSIIFAGVLMTDEAAESFEWVFSEFLILMGGKRPQTILTDQCQAMGIAIEKCWCGTAHLWCRWHVLRAAQADLGPIFNVGTPFYNNFHKIINDMLTVDEFEMAWDQLLEDYNLRENEFMRRTYNKRKKWAKPYNKGVYCGGMTSTQRSESANHMLKKHVPRNSSMNKFVMNYNNLLLTRYKAEQEAEHETKQNVFVHERAWPIEIHALQVYTNASYKLFSKQVDKSTRYNVRLTNDSSVFLVVHDKAKLRERYARVEFTVHVEDGGGFLECDCGLYSHLGILCCHSIRVMLQLGISRIPDRHIMIHWTRIARDTVPEEMNFYPTEAAPVQPSLIYRHRLLAAIAALMVTEGDHDAETFEIATKHMHRAFMEIADYRKLKQSFESDGYTSKNDGTCSEYGNGTDTDGETGGNMFGAAGSSAGLSDSELLSLRPPDVKIKRGRPRMNRYKGRLDIIKEKMKRSGRKSTKKKKKGKACRTCGLDDQKETECLTKSVVITSTEMLAFFLWL, from the exons ATGCGGGCACCAAGTCAGTTG GCAGCATCTATTAGCTCGTATCCATTCATGGTGCCTGCATTTTTTAACTTCAGTACTGGGAACCCACATG GGCCACCGGCACCAATGACCCTTCAAGATATGGTAATGCAAGCAAGCGGTGGAGTGCTAAATCATGGGAACTTACTCCCTGAAGGTAATGAAGGATGTCAGAGTACTGCAGTAGTTTCGAGCAAGGAAGATGGGTACAACAATTCGGAATCTGGATGCCAAGCCACTACTTATGATGATGAGAGTCTAAATTCTGAACAGTTGGAACCAACAATATTGTTGGAAGAACAAGTTCCGACATCAGCTGTTGG GACCGCGAGCTGTGACGAACTCCAGTTTGGTGGTGTCAACGGCAACAGCATCGGCACTGAGGCAGAAGGAGTGCAAGGTGGTAGTGCTGTCAATGAGTGTACTGAATCAACAACCTTGACAGATGCTGGTGATGAACCATGGCCAAAAGG TAGGAGCCAGTATGCTTGCTTTGGCGATGTGGTTATGTTTGATACAACATACTGCACCAATATATACAAGATGCCATTTGGAATTTTTGTGGGAGTCAACAACCATTTCCAGAGCATTATTTTTGCCGGGGTTCTTATGACTGATGAGGCAGCTGAGAGCTTTGAGTGGGtgttttctgaatttctgattcTTATGGGTGGAAAACGCCCACAAACAATACTGACAG ATCAGTGCCAAGCCATGGGAATTGCAATTGAGAAGTGCTGGTGTGGGACTGCACATTTATGGTGTAGGTGGCATGTATTGAGGGCAGCACAAGCTGATCTTGGTCCTATATTCAATGTAGGAACTCCTTTCTACAATAATTTCCACAAGATCATCAATGATATGTTGACGGTTGATGAATTTGAGATGGCTTGGGACCAACTTCTAGAAGACTACAATCTGAGGGAAAATGAGTTCATGCGGCGGACATacaacaagaggaaaaagtgggCCAAACCTTATAACAAAGGAGTCTATTGTGGCGGGATGACGAGCACGCAAAGATCAGAGAGCGCAAACCACATGTTGAAGAAACATGTCCCGCGAAATTCGTCGATGAATAAATTCGTGATGAACTACAACAACCTGCTCCTGACCAGATACAAAGCAGAACAAGAAGCTGAGCATGAGACCAAGCAG AATGTTTTCGTGCATGAGCGTGCCTGGCCAATTGAGATACATGCACTACAAGTATACACCAATGCATCATATAAGCTCTTCAGCAAACAAGTTGACAAGTCTACCCGTTATAATGTCAGACTTACTAATGATTCCTCAGTTTTTTTGGTTGTACACGACAAAGCGAAGTTGAGGGAGCGGTATGCACGTGTGGAGTTCACAGTTCATGTCGAGGATGGTGGAGGTTTTCTTGAGTGTGATTGTGGTCTATACAGCCACTTGGGCATCCTGTGTTGCCACAGCATACGG GTTATGCTTCAATTAGGCATTTCGAGAATACCAGACCGTCACATAATGATCCATTGGACAAGAATTGCAAGAGATACCGTTCCAGAAGAAATGAACTTCTACCCTACGGAGGCTGCTCCTGTGCAGCCATCACTGATATACAGACATAGGCTTTTGGCTGCTATTGCTGCTCTTATGGTGACCGAGGGAGACCATGATGCAGAAACTTTTGAGATTGCAACAAAACACATGCACAGGGCTTTCATGGAGATAGCAGATTATAGGAAATTGAAACAGTCATTCGAGTCAGATGGGTATACTAGTAAAAACGATGGAACCTGCAGCGAGTATGGCAATGGTACTGACACCGATGGTGAAACGGGTGGGAACATGTTTGGCGCTGCAGGTTCAAGTGCTGGATTGAGTGATTCCGAGCTCCTCAGTCTGCGCCCTCCAGATGTGAAAATCAAACGTGGGCGGCCTAGGATGAATCGGTACAAGGGAAGGCTCGACATAATAAAAGAGAAGATGAAAAGGTCCGGGAGGAAATCaactaagaaaaaaaagaaaggcaaGGCCTGCAGAACCTGTGGCCTTGATGACCAGAAGGAGACAGAATGCCTAACCAAAAGTGTTGTTATTACCAGCACAGAGATGTTGGCGTTTTTCCTTTGGCTGTAG